TCCGCCCACCACAGTGGGGACAGCGCGTCGCCTCCAGCATCATCTCCTCGGCACACTCCGCGCAGCGCTTCCTGGCCTCCATGACGTGCCTCTTTCTCCCCGGGGCCCCCTTGGCTTCGACGGGCCCCATCCCTACCTACGGAACCTGCCGCCGCTGATTGCGTCCCGTCCTCCGGCCCCACCCCCTCGGCCAAACCCCCGTCACGTCTGTTGATTTACAGATTTAATCCGGTGGGTGTTGACAGCATTACAGCCAAGCAGGCAGAAATTGACCAACACTTCCATTCCGCACTCGGAAGATTCAAGTTCCGACCTATCAGACGCGATTTACAACGCAGCAGGCCAAGGGAGTCGAGATGACCGCTGAAGCCCCTCCTCCGAAGATTCCCGCCTACGGCGCCGGCGTGGTGGTGAAGGGCGCCTGGCACCCCGACTACGCGGAAATCCTCACCCCGGCGGCGCTCGACTTCGTGGCGAAGCTGGCGCGGGCCTTCGGGGAGCGCCGCCTGGCGCTGCTGGAGCGCCGCAAGGCGGCCCAGGCGGCCTGGCGCAAGGGCGAGCGGCCCCACTTCCTGCCGGAGACGAAGTCCATCCGGGAGGGGAGCTGGACGGTGGCCCCCCTGCCCCCGGACATCCTGGACCGGCGCGTCGAAATCACCGGCCCGGTCGACCGGAAGATGATCATCAACGCGCTCAACTCCGGCGCGAACGTCTTCATGGCGGACTTCGAGGACGCCAACAGCCCCACCTGGGACAACGTCGTGCGCGGCCAGCTCAACCTGCGCGACGCCGTCCGCCGCACAATCTCCTTCACCGCCGACGGCGGCAAGCGCTACGCCCTCAACGAGAAGACGGCCGTCCTCTTCGTGCGTCCCCGGGGCTGGCACCTGCCCGAGCGCCACGTCGAAATCGACGGCAAGCCCGTCTCCGGCTCGCTCTTCGACTTCGGCCTCTTCTTCTTCCACAACGCCCGCGAGCAGCTCGCGCGCGGCACCGGCCCCTACTTCTACCTGCCGAAGATGCAGAGCCACCTGGAGGCCCGCCTCTGGAACGACGTGTTCCTGCTGGCCCAGGACACGCTCGGCATCCCCCACGGCACCATCAAGGCCACGGTCCTCATCGAGACGCTGCCCGCCGCCTTCGAGATGGACGAAATCCTCTACGAGCTGCGCCAGCACTCCGCCGGCCTCAACTGCGGCCGCTGGGACTACATCTTCAGCTTCATCAAGACGCTCCAGTCCGACACCAGCGTGGTGCTGCCGGACCGCGGCCAGGTCACCATGGACAAGGCGTTCCTCAACGCCTACTCCCAGCTGCTCATCCAGACGTGCCACCGCCGCAACGTGCACGCCATGGGCGGCATGGCCGCCTTCATCCCCATCAAGGGCGACGCCGCCGCCAACGAGGCCGTCCTCGAGAAGGTCCGCGCCGACAAGCTGCGCGAGGTGAAGAACGGCCACGACGGCACCTGGGTCGCCCACCCCGGCCTCGTCTCCCTCGCGCGCGACATCTTCGACGCGAACATGAAGGGGCCAAACCAGCTGTCCAACAAGCGCGAGGACGTGCGCGTCACCGAAGCCGACCTGCTCAAGGTCCCCTCCGGCACCCGCACCGAGGAGGGCCTGCGCCACAACCTGCGCGTGGGCATCCAGTACACCGCCGCGTGGCTGGGCGGCCT
This region of Myxococcus stipitatus genomic DNA includes:
- the aceB gene encoding malate synthase A; this translates as MTAEAPPPKIPAYGAGVVVKGAWHPDYAEILTPAALDFVAKLARAFGERRLALLERRKAAQAAWRKGERPHFLPETKSIREGSWTVAPLPPDILDRRVEITGPVDRKMIINALNSGANVFMADFEDANSPTWDNVVRGQLNLRDAVRRTISFTADGGKRYALNEKTAVLFVRPRGWHLPERHVEIDGKPVSGSLFDFGLFFFHNAREQLARGTGPYFYLPKMQSHLEARLWNDVFLLAQDTLGIPHGTIKATVLIETLPAAFEMDEILYELRQHSAGLNCGRWDYIFSFIKTLQSDTSVVLPDRGQVTMDKAFLNAYSQLLIQTCHRRNVHAMGGMAAFIPIKGDAAANEAVLEKVRADKLREVKNGHDGTWVAHPGLVSLARDIFDANMKGPNQLSNKREDVRVTEADLLKVPSGTRTEEGLRHNLRVGIQYTAAWLGGLGCVPLYNLMEDAATAEISRAQVWQWLHHHASLADGREVTQGLFQQLLAEEMAHLEKEGASERYGAAHLSRARALFEQLSTADTFEDFLTLPAYAALDASA